The Daucus carota subsp. sativus chromosome 2, DH1 v3.0, whole genome shotgun sequence genome includes a window with the following:
- the LOC108206150 gene encoding BTB/POZ domain-containing protein POB1 translates to MASDSSPGRVGSPPDFAFAFNDKNFSDRILRIEIVADNFGTENVAEDEFDAVDEVGGHRKRRREEIKNDQVTYQEEQILNCNMSDTEDGETGVKQEKDDVAMVKELPSCNSLVSNQYGKLYAFTEDKSIQSSDARGSMKDPRVLRVNTIHISSLILAAKSPFFYRLFSEGMREPEQRQVTLQIQASEEAALMEILNYMYSNTISTTVPSALLDILMAANKYEVASCMRYCSRLLSSLPITCESALLYLNLPGVLKADAVQSLTEAAKHFLALSYKDINKYTEEVLKLPLAGIEAVLSSDDLQVASEDAVYDLVLKWARIHYPKREERREVLGQRLSRVIRFPYMTCRKLKKALTCNDFDAEKISKAVLEALFFKAEAPYRQRLHAAEEASVTSLHRFVERAYKYRPVKVIQFEVPRQQCVVYLDLKREECANLFPSGRVYSQAFHLGGQGFFLSAHCNMDHQNAFRCFGLFLGMQEKGSASFSVDYEFSARSKPTEVYNLKYKGNYTFTGGKAVGYRNLFAVPWTSFIAEDSVYFINGVLHLRAELTSKQQ, encoded by the exons ATGGCTTCGGACTCCTCtccgggtcgggtcgggtctccGCCGGACTTTGCCTTCGCGTTCAACGACAAGAATTTCTCCGATCGAATCCTGAGAATCGAAATTGTCGCCGATAATTTCGGGACCGAAAATGTCGCTGAGGATGAATTTGATGCGGTTGATGAAGTGGGTGGTCATCGGAAACGGAGACGAGAAGAAATCAAGAATGATCAAG TGACTTATCAAGAGGAACAAATTCTGAATTGTAACATGTCGGACACAGAAGATGGTGAAACGGGCGTgaaacaagaaaaagatgatgtCGCAATGGTCAAGGAATTACCTTCATGCAATTCACTTGTTTCTAATCAATATG GTAAACTTTATGCTTTCACAGAAGATAAATCTATTCAAAGCAGTGATGCACGTGGGAGCATGAAGGATCCAAGAGTTCTTCGAGTGAACACTATACACATCAGCTCTCTGATATTGGCAGCTAAAAGCCCATTTTTCTACAGG TTATTTTCGGAAGGAATGAGAGAGCCTGAGCAACGGCAGGTGACTTTGCAGATACAAGCCTCTG AAGAAGCTGCTCTTATGGAAATTCTGAATTACATGTATAGTAATACCATATCAACTACAGTGCCTTCAGCTTTGCTTGATATTCTTATGGCTGCGAACAAGTATGAGGTTGCTTCATGTATGAGATACTGCAGCCGACTTCTGAGTAGCCTACCTATCACTTGTGAGTCTGCTTTGCTTTATTTGAATCTTCCTGGTGTTTTGAAGGCTGATGCAGTTCAGTCACTGACAGAAGCAGCCAAGCATTTTCTTGCCCTTAGCTACAAAGACATAAACAA ATATACAGAAGAGGTCCTAAAGTTGCCTTTAGCTGGAATAGAGGCTGTCCTATCCAGCGATGATTTGCAGGTAGCTTCTGAAGATGCTGTTTATGATTTGGTATTGAAATGGGCTAGAATTCACTACCCAAAGCGGGAAGAAAGAAGAGAGGTTCTAGGTCAACGTCTCAGTCGAGTTATTCGTTTCCCATACATGACCTGCAGAAAGTTAAAGAAAGCACTCACATGCAATGACTTCGATGCTGAAAAGATATCTAAGGCTGTTCTGGAGGCTCTTTTTTTCAAGGCTGAGGCACCATATAGGCAGCGATTGCATGCTGCAGAAGAGGCCAGTGTCACTTCATTACATCGTTTTGTGGAACGAGCCTACAAGTATCGGCCTGTCAAGGTAATCCAGTTTGAAGTGCCTCGACAACAATGTGTTGTATATCTGGATCTGAAGCGTGAAGAATGCGCGAATTTGTTTCCTTCTGGTAGGGTTTACTCGCAAGCGTTTCATCTTGGTGGGCAGGGATTTTTTCTATCAGCTCATTGCAACATGGACCACCAAAATGCATTCCGTTGTTTCGGGTTGTTCTTGGGTATGCAGGAGAAGGGATCTGCAAGTTTTTCAGTTGACTACGAATTTTCAGCTAGGTCAAAACCAACCGAAGTATACAACCTTAAGTACAAAGGTAACTATACATTCACGGGTGGCAAAGCTGTTGGATACAGGAACCTTTTTGCTGTACCTTGGACATCATTCATAGCCGAAGACAGTGTGTATTTCATCAATGGTGTACTACACTTGAGGGCTGAGCTCACCAGTAAACAGCAATGA
- the LOC108208147 gene encoding uncharacterized protein LOC108208147 isoform X2: MVMGGTKEEFVKEEEEVSDSEGPFPEPFPVRMIPVNYHCCSDSSDDSSDSSDSDSLDSDSLDSESEVSNASLGEDRNRTRNEAQINAAGQEPNIIEEEVFSEPYPVRMIPVNYHYSSDSSDDSSDDSDSDSEESNASPGEDRNTTRGEAEINARQEPKIVEEEVSDSAGPFPEPFPVRMIPVNYHYSSDSTVFSDFSDSSESDSEESNASPGEDGKRTRGEAEDSSDFSESKKVPETQANKLVLANDLTSASSILVKHKTKRPTEAGDKDSKRAKTTQE; this comes from the exons ATGGTGATGGGTGGAACAAAAGAAGAATTTGTGAAG gaagaagaagaagtttcAGATAGCGAAGGACCGTTCCCAGAACCATTCCCTGTCAGAATGATTCCCGTTAACTACCATTGCTGTTCAGACTCCTCAGACGACTCCTCGGACTCCTCAGACTCAGACTCCTTAGACTCGGACTCCTTAGACTCGGAGTCTGAAGTATCCAATGCTTCCCTTGGCGAAGACAGGAACAGAACTCGTAATGAAGCTCAAATTAATGCCGCTGGTCAGGAACCTAATATT ATAGAAGAAGAAGTTTTCTCAGAACCATACCCAGTCAGAATGATTCCCGTTAACTACCATTACTCCTCAGACTCCTCCGACGACTCCTCagatgactcagactctgactctgaagAATCCAATGCTTCCCCTGGAGAAGACAGGAACACAACTCGTGGTGAAGCTGAAATTAATGCTCGTCAGGAGCCGAAAATT GTAGAAGAAGAAGTTTCAGATAGCGCAGGACCATTCCCAGAACCATTCCCAGTCAGAATGATTCCCGTTAACTACCATTACTCCTCAGACTCCACAGTCTTCTCAGACTTCTCAGACTCCTCAGAATCTGACTCTGAAGAATCCAATGCTTCCCCTGGAGAAGACGGGAAAAGAACTCGTGGTGAAGCTGAAGACTCCTCTGACTTCTCCGAATCCAAAAAGGTCCCAGAAACTCAAGCTAACAAACTCGTGTTGGCCAACGACCTCACGTCGGCTTCATCTATTTTG GTTAAACATAAAACTAAACGCCCGACAGAGGCTGGTGATAAGGATTCTAAGCGAGCAAAGACTACTCAAGAATGA
- the LOC108208147 gene encoding uncharacterized protein LOC108208147 isoform X1 has translation MVMGGTKEEFVKEEEEVSDSEGPFPEPFPVRMIPVNYHCCSDSSDDSSDSSDSDSLDSDSLDSESEVSNASLGEDRNRTRNEAQINAAGQEPNIIEEEVFSEPYPVRMIPVNYHYSSDSSDDSSDDSDSDSEESNASPGEDRNTTRGEAEINARQEPKIVWVEEEVSDSAGPFPEPFPVRMIPVNYHYSSDSTVFSDFSDSSESDSEESNASPGEDGKRTRGEAEDSSDFSESKKVPETQANKLVLANDLTSASSILVKHKTKRPTEAGDKDSKRAKTTQE, from the exons ATGGTGATGGGTGGAACAAAAGAAGAATTTGTGAAG gaagaagaagaagtttcAGATAGCGAAGGACCGTTCCCAGAACCATTCCCTGTCAGAATGATTCCCGTTAACTACCATTGCTGTTCAGACTCCTCAGACGACTCCTCGGACTCCTCAGACTCAGACTCCTTAGACTCGGACTCCTTAGACTCGGAGTCTGAAGTATCCAATGCTTCCCTTGGCGAAGACAGGAACAGAACTCGTAATGAAGCTCAAATTAATGCCGCTGGTCAGGAACCTAATATT ATAGAAGAAGAAGTTTTCTCAGAACCATACCCAGTCAGAATGATTCCCGTTAACTACCATTACTCCTCAGACTCCTCCGACGACTCCTCagatgactcagactctgactctgaagAATCCAATGCTTCCCCTGGAGAAGACAGGAACACAACTCGTGGTGAAGCTGAAATTAATGCTCGTCAGGAGCCGAAAATTGTATGg GTAGAAGAAGAAGTTTCAGATAGCGCAGGACCATTCCCAGAACCATTCCCAGTCAGAATGATTCCCGTTAACTACCATTACTCCTCAGACTCCACAGTCTTCTCAGACTTCTCAGACTCCTCAGAATCTGACTCTGAAGAATCCAATGCTTCCCCTGGAGAAGACGGGAAAAGAACTCGTGGTGAAGCTGAAGACTCCTCTGACTTCTCCGAATCCAAAAAGGTCCCAGAAACTCAAGCTAACAAACTCGTGTTGGCCAACGACCTCACGTCGGCTTCATCTATTTTG GTTAAACATAAAACTAAACGCCCGACAGAGGCTGGTGATAAGGATTCTAAGCGAGCAAAGACTACTCAAGAATGA